From Streptomyces sp. NBC_00370, a single genomic window includes:
- a CDS encoding DsbA family oxidoreductase translates to MSGPPAPSAVEVVEYTDPLCPWAWGSEPAFRALRAALAGRVRWRRVYAILFDHDDDPPPDPAAETAWYARYVAEVAAHTGAPHAVRLDRVAASSWPSSLVAKAAERQGADVAERALRRLRETVFVRGEPADTTALALAAARGVPGLDLRRLAADAASADVLAQVTADRAEARRPVPEVLAVRDAPDGSPHPGGAKETAEGGRRYALPTLVFRAPAGYRAVPGLRPYDTYAAAVDGLCPGLLRAPAPADPTVALERYRSLTGPEVRLLTDGGRPPQDAVRVDTANGPLWLHPQEAAVHPATARTGPAGH, encoded by the coding sequence GTGAGCGGCCCACCGGCACCGTCCGCCGTCGAGGTGGTGGAGTACACCGACCCGCTGTGCCCGTGGGCCTGGGGCTCCGAGCCCGCCTTCCGCGCGCTGCGGGCGGCGCTGGCGGGCCGGGTGCGCTGGCGGCGCGTCTACGCCATCCTCTTCGACCACGACGACGATCCGCCGCCCGATCCGGCCGCCGAGACGGCCTGGTACGCGCGGTACGTGGCGGAGGTCGCCGCGCACACCGGCGCCCCGCACGCCGTACGGCTGGACCGGGTCGCGGCCAGTTCCTGGCCGTCCTCGCTCGTCGCCAAGGCCGCCGAACGTCAGGGCGCCGACGTGGCGGAGCGGGCGCTGCGGCGGCTGCGGGAGACCGTCTTCGTGCGGGGCGAACCGGCGGACACCACCGCGCTCGCCCTGGCCGCGGCACGGGGTGTGCCCGGCCTCGACCTGCGGCGGCTGGCGGCGGACGCCGCGTCGGCCGACGTACTGGCGCAGGTCACCGCCGACCGCGCCGAGGCGCGCCGCCCGGTCCCCGAGGTGCTGGCCGTACGGGACGCTCCTGACGGTTCGCCGCATCCCGGCGGTGCGAAGGAGACCGCCGAAGGCGGCCGCCGTTACGCCCTGCCGACGCTGGTGTTCCGCGCCCCCGCCGGATACCGGGCGGTGCCCGGACTGCGGCCCTACGACACGTACGCGGCGGCCGTCGACGGGCTCTGCCCGGGGCTGCTGAGGGCTCCCGCGCCGGCGGACCCGACGGTGGCGCTGGAGCGGTACCGCAGCCTGACCGGGCCGGAGGTCCGGCTGCTCACGGACGGCGGACGGCCGCCGCAGGACGCGGTCCGGGTGGACACCGCCAACGGGCCGCTGTGGCTGCATCCGCAGGAGGCCGCGGTGCATCCCGCGACCGCCCGCACCGGCCCCGCCGGGCACTGA
- a CDS encoding cupin domain-containing protein yields MSEPPTTPGAGFHPHLHDTQDHHAAPLRSRLHHIRADALDGDTAQTGGMRRFAGVSGSTAGSEKLWMGQTHVAPATSSSDHHHGESETAIYVVSGHPEFVFLDDSGDEPQEVRLRTSPGDYIFVPPFVPHREENPDPADEAVVVIARSTQEAIVVNLPALYALPGNGTQTP; encoded by the coding sequence ATGAGCGAGCCGCCGACGACTCCCGGTGCGGGTTTCCACCCCCACCTCCACGACACCCAGGACCACCACGCGGCGCCCCTGCGCAGCAGGCTGCACCACATCCGCGCCGACGCCCTCGACGGCGACACGGCGCAGACGGGTGGCATGCGCAGGTTCGCCGGTGTCAGCGGCAGCACCGCGGGGTCGGAGAAGCTGTGGATGGGCCAGACCCATGTGGCGCCAGCCACCTCGTCGTCCGACCACCACCACGGCGAGTCCGAGACGGCGATCTATGTGGTGTCGGGCCACCCGGAGTTCGTCTTCCTGGACGACTCGGGCGACGAGCCGCAGGAGGTTCGGCTGCGCACCTCCCCCGGTGACTACATCTTCGTGCCGCCGTTCGTACCGCACCGCGAGGAGAACCCCGACCCGGCGGACGAGGCGGTGGTCGTGATCGCCCGCAGCACGCAGGAGGCGATCGTCGTCAACCTCCCGGCCCTGTACGCCCTGCCCGGGAACGGCACGCAAACGCCCTAG
- a CDS encoding DUF3048 domain-containing protein produces MTGRRAVAAGVAAALAAALAAGCTPTEDGTTHPRGTSRSVLTGKPGAAGRVLAVKIDNVRAARPATGLNSADLVYGIEVEGGLSRLMAVFDSNHLPGTVGPVRSARETDLELLAQYDRPALAFSGAQSMLLPVLKRSDLVTRTGTGAFFRRSTRSAPHNEYVHTKGLTDGAGTAKDIGLTFASATPAGGTPDTTASAKMPGARFGFTWSGSSYRVSMDGARSPWTADNVIIQQVKIRESRFHSRTGFVPFSETVGQGSAVVLRNGRSYDVRWSRPTEKAGTTYRHDGRTLPLSPGRTWIVLAPS; encoded by the coding sequence ATGACCGGACGCAGAGCCGTTGCCGCAGGCGTCGCGGCGGCACTCGCCGCCGCTCTGGCGGCCGGCTGCACACCGACCGAGGACGGCACCACCCACCCGCGGGGCACCTCGCGCTCGGTGCTCACGGGGAAGCCGGGCGCGGCGGGCCGGGTGCTCGCCGTGAAGATCGACAACGTCCGCGCGGCGCGGCCGGCGACGGGCCTGAACAGCGCGGACCTGGTGTACGGGATCGAGGTCGAGGGCGGCCTCTCCCGGCTGATGGCGGTCTTCGACAGCAACCATCTGCCCGGCACGGTCGGCCCGGTGCGCAGCGCCCGGGAGACCGACCTGGAGCTGCTGGCCCAGTACGACCGGCCGGCCCTCGCGTTCTCGGGCGCCCAGAGCATGCTGCTGCCGGTCCTCAAGAGGTCGGACCTGGTCACCAGGACCGGGACCGGCGCCTTCTTCCGCAGATCGACCAGGTCGGCGCCGCACAACGAGTACGTGCACACCAAGGGGCTTACCGACGGCGCGGGGACCGCGAAGGACATCGGCCTGACCTTCGCCTCGGCGACCCCCGCCGGCGGCACACCCGACACGACCGCCTCGGCCAAGATGCCCGGCGCCCGCTTCGGCTTCACCTGGAGCGGGTCGAGTTACCGGGTGAGCATGGACGGCGCGCGCTCGCCCTGGACGGCGGACAACGTGATCATCCAGCAGGTGAAGATCAGGGAGTCCCGCTTCCACAGCCGCACCGGGTTCGTACCGTTCTCGGAGACGGTCGGCCAGGGCTCGGCCGTCGTACTCAGGAACGGCCGCTCCTACGACGTGCGTTGGAGCAGGCCGACCGAGAAGGCGGGCACGACCTACCGCCACGACGGCCGGACGCTGCCGCTGAGCCCCGGCCGCACCTGGATCGTCCTCGCGCCGAGCTGA
- a CDS encoding acyl-CoA dehydrogenase family protein, which yields MTEATYATDAAGLRERAARLLADHPPADTARDDFLRARFDAGLAWVHYPVGLGGLDAPRALQAVVDSELEAAGAPDNDPRRIGIGLGMAAPTVLRYGTQEQKERFLRPLWIGEEVWCQLFSEPGAGSDLAALGTRAVRDGDDWVVEGQKVWTSSAHVARWAILIARTDPELPKHRGISYFICDMTDPGVEVRPLRQITGEAEFNEVFLTGVRIPDAHRLGEIGEGWKVAQTTLMNERVSIGGSRIPREGGMIGPVARTWRERPDLRTHELRQRLLTLWVEAEVARLTGERLRQQLVAGHPGPEGSGMKLSFARLNQEISGLEVELLGDEGLLYSDWTLRRPDQVDFTGRDAGYRYLRAKGNSIEGGTSEVLLNIVAERVLGLPSEPRNDKDVAWKDLSR from the coding sequence ATGACCGAGGCGACGTACGCGACCGACGCGGCGGGACTGCGCGAGCGCGCCGCGCGCCTGCTGGCCGACCACCCGCCGGCCGACACCGCGCGCGACGACTTCCTGCGGGCCCGCTTCGATGCCGGACTCGCCTGGGTGCACTACCCGGTGGGGCTCGGCGGCCTCGACGCGCCGCGCGCCCTCCAGGCCGTGGTCGACAGCGAACTGGAAGCGGCGGGCGCACCCGACAACGACCCCCGGCGGATCGGCATCGGCCTCGGCATGGCGGCGCCGACCGTCCTGCGCTACGGCACCCAGGAACAGAAGGAGCGCTTCCTGCGGCCGCTGTGGATCGGCGAGGAGGTGTGGTGCCAGCTCTTCAGCGAGCCGGGCGCCGGCTCCGACCTCGCGGCGCTCGGCACCCGGGCGGTACGGGACGGCGACGACTGGGTGGTCGAAGGGCAGAAGGTCTGGACGTCCAGCGCGCATGTCGCCCGCTGGGCCATCCTCATCGCCCGCACCGACCCCGAGCTGCCCAAGCACCGCGGCATCAGCTACTTCATCTGCGACATGACCGACCCGGGTGTCGAGGTACGGCCGCTGCGCCAGATCACCGGCGAGGCCGAGTTCAACGAGGTCTTCCTCACCGGCGTACGGATCCCCGACGCGCACCGGCTCGGCGAGATCGGCGAGGGCTGGAAGGTCGCGCAGACCACGCTCATGAACGAGCGGGTCTCCATCGGCGGCTCCCGGATCCCGCGCGAGGGCGGCATGATCGGCCCCGTGGCGCGCACCTGGCGCGAGCGCCCCGACCTGCGTACCCACGAGCTGCGCCAGCGGCTGCTCACCCTCTGGGTCGAGGCCGAGGTGGCCCGCCTCACCGGGGAGCGGCTGCGCCAGCAGCTCGTCGCGGGGCACCCGGGCCCCGAGGGCAGCGGCATGAAGCTCTCCTTCGCCAGGCTCAACCAGGAGATCAGCGGCCTGGAGGTGGAACTCCTCGGCGACGAGGGGCTGTTGTACTCCGACTGGACGCTGCGCAGGCCCGACCAGGTGGACTTCACCGGACGGGACGCCGGCTACCGCTATCTGCGGGCCAAGGGCAACTCCATCGAGGGCGGCACCAGTGAGGTGCTGCTCAACATCGTCGCCGAACGGGTCCTCGGCCTGCCGTCCGAGCCGCGCAACGACAAGGACGTCGCATGGAAGGACCTCTCCCGATGA
- a CDS encoding ABC transporter substrate-binding protein, whose product MSGRPTPRRPLDPRSPRGAGRLRLAALGTAFVAALVPALSACGGDAAGAAGNSTLKWTSSYFPTHWDPVVGGSGAQFRELTLVYASLTRTDDTGKAVPDLAKSWEYNDKGDQVTFHLRPGLKFSDGAPVDGAAVKAAIERAKKQKDSALFGDLTSIRSVEARGLDTIINLSQVDYQIPQLLGERVLQIASPKAAKSPKKLDQAPVGAGPFIVTQLVPGTKAVLKKNPDYWDAKNIHIDNVELTSAPDASTVVSGLQTGVYNFADIEPSQADAAKKAGLDVFVQPGFNASNISLNVNKAPFDNAKVVDAVRYAINRKEFVDKLTFGYGEATNQPFPKGYVAYDPQSADNYSYDPAKSKKLLAEAGYQAGDIKLDLVIPAEDPSAEIVQSQLAKVGVTVKIKVDKNWATPFFAKDLTFSLYGTTGRDSAAQTLTAHFGPNGPLNLSTPYEPDGFEAAIAKVRQTPLDAPDYPKVLQAATRAGLESKALVFTYSSPNLIAKSKSISDLPKNPAHIDWNGVTIAAGN is encoded by the coding sequence ATGTCCGGACGACCCACGCCCCGCCGCCCACTGGACCCGCGATCCCCCCGAGGGGCCGGCCGTCTGCGCCTCGCCGCCCTCGGGACAGCGTTCGTCGCCGCGCTCGTACCGGCCCTCAGCGCCTGCGGCGGTGACGCCGCGGGCGCCGCGGGCAACTCCACGCTCAAGTGGACCTCCTCGTACTTCCCCACCCACTGGGACCCGGTGGTCGGGGGCAGCGGCGCCCAGTTCCGTGAACTCACCCTCGTCTACGCCTCGTTGACGCGTACGGACGACACGGGCAAGGCCGTCCCCGACCTCGCCAAGAGCTGGGAGTACAACGACAAGGGCGACCAGGTCACCTTCCACCTGCGCCCCGGCCTGAAGTTCAGCGACGGTGCGCCCGTGGACGGCGCCGCCGTCAAGGCCGCCATCGAACGGGCCAAGAAGCAGAAGGACTCGGCGCTCTTCGGCGATCTGACCTCGATCAGGTCGGTCGAGGCGCGGGGTCTCGACACGATCATCAACCTGAGCCAAGTCGACTATCAGATACCGCAGTTGCTCGGCGAGCGGGTATTGCAGATCGCCAGCCCCAAGGCGGCGAAGTCCCCGAAGAAGCTGGACCAGGCCCCGGTCGGCGCCGGCCCCTTCATCGTGACCCAGCTGGTGCCCGGCACGAAGGCCGTGCTGAAGAAGAACCCCGACTACTGGGACGCGAAGAACATCCACATCGACAACGTCGAGCTGACGTCGGCCCCCGACGCCTCCACCGTCGTCTCGGGACTCCAGACCGGCGTCTACAACTTCGCCGACATCGAACCCAGCCAGGCGGACGCGGCGAAGAAGGCAGGACTGGACGTCTTCGTCCAGCCCGGCTTCAACGCGTCCAACATCAGCCTCAACGTCAACAAGGCGCCGTTCGACAACGCCAAGGTCGTCGACGCCGTCCGCTACGCGATCAACCGCAAGGAGTTCGTCGACAAGCTGACCTTCGGCTACGGAGAGGCGACCAACCAGCCCTTCCCGAAGGGCTATGTCGCCTACGACCCGCAGTCGGCGGACAACTACTCCTACGACCCGGCGAAGTCGAAGAAGCTCCTCGCCGAAGCGGGCTACCAGGCCGGTGACATCAAGCTCGACCTGGTCATCCCCGCGGAGGACCCGAGCGCCGAGATCGTCCAGTCGCAGCTCGCCAAGGTCGGGGTGACCGTCAAGATCAAGGTCGACAAGAACTGGGCCACCCCGTTCTTCGCCAAGGACCTGACGTTCTCGCTCTACGGCACCACGGGCCGTGACTCCGCCGCGCAGACCCTTACCGCCCACTTCGGTCCCAACGGCCCGCTGAACCTCAGCACCCCCTATGAGCCGGACGGTTTCGAGGCGGCCATCGCCAAGGTCCGGCAGACCCCGCTGGACGCACCGGACTACCCGAAGGTCCTCCAGGCGGCCACCCGGGCGGGCCTGGAGAGCAAGGCGCTGGTCTTCACGTACTCGTCGCCGAACCTCATCGCCAAGAGCAAGTCGATCTCCGACCTGCCCAAGAACCCGGCCCATATCGACTGGAACGGCGTGACCATCGCCGCCGGCAACTGA
- a CDS encoding putative quinol monooxygenase yields the protein MSDKTVVVVATITPAEGREADVEQALREAIPAVHAEPGCLLYALHRGTSGAFVMVEHWASAEDLEVHSGAPALVALGAKLKGATAGPVDVQALEPLPAGDAELGVV from the coding sequence ATGAGCGACAAGACCGTCGTCGTGGTCGCCACGATCACCCCCGCCGAAGGCCGGGAGGCCGACGTCGAACAGGCGCTGCGGGAGGCGATACCCGCCGTGCACGCGGAACCGGGCTGTCTGCTGTACGCCTTGCACCGCGGTACCTCCGGTGCCTTCGTGATGGTGGAGCACTGGGCGTCTGCCGAGGATCTTGAAGTACACAGCGGCGCTCCCGCGCTGGTCGCGCTCGGCGCGAAGCTCAAGGGGGCCACGGCGGGCCCGGTCGACGTGCAGGCGCTCGAACCGCTGCCGGCCGGGGACGCCGAACTCGGCGTCGTCTGA
- a CDS encoding DUF779 domain-containing protein, with protein MTDERVPDGQAARVEVTPAAAELIRRLRADHGPLMFHQSGGCCDGSAPMCYPDGEFRTGNSDVLLQSLRVEGVEEAVPFWMSVSQYEAWSHTRLIVDVVPGRGSGFSLEAPEGVRFLIRSRMVGA; from the coding sequence ATGACTGACGAGCGGGTTCCGGACGGACAGGCCGCGCGGGTGGAGGTGACGCCCGCAGCCGCCGAGTTGATCCGGCGGCTGCGGGCCGACCACGGGCCGCTGATGTTCCATCAGTCGGGCGGCTGCTGCGACGGCAGCGCCCCCATGTGCTACCCGGACGGTGAGTTCCGTACGGGCAACTCGGACGTGCTGCTGCAGTCCCTGCGGGTCGAGGGGGTGGAGGAGGCGGTCCCGTTCTGGATGTCGGTGAGTCAGTACGAGGCGTGGAGCCACACGCGGCTCATCGTCGACGTGGTCCCCGGACGGGGCAGCGGGTTCTCCCTGGAGGCTCCCGAAGGGGTGCGGTTCCTGATCCGGTCGCGGATGGTCGGCGCGTGA
- a CDS encoding L-threonylcarbamoyladenylate synthase codes for MAKYFDVHPENPQRRIISGVADSIRAGALVAYPTDSCYALGCQLGSRDGISRIRSIRELDDRHHFTLVCQNFAQLGQFVHIDNDVFRAIKAATPGSYTFILPATREVPRQLLHPKKKTVGVRIPDHVVAQALLADLGEPLLSSTLLLPDEEEPLTQGWEIKERLDHVVDAVVDSGDCGTEPTTVIDFSGGELEIVRRGAGDVSRFE; via the coding sequence ATGGCCAAGTACTTCGACGTCCATCCCGAGAACCCCCAGCGGCGCATCATCAGCGGTGTCGCCGACAGCATCCGGGCGGGCGCGCTCGTCGCGTATCCGACGGACTCCTGTTACGCCCTCGGCTGCCAGCTCGGCAGCCGCGACGGCATCAGCAGGATCCGGTCGATCCGCGAGCTCGACGACCGTCACCACTTCACACTGGTGTGCCAGAACTTCGCGCAGCTGGGTCAGTTCGTGCACATCGACAACGACGTGTTCCGTGCCATCAAGGCGGCGACACCGGGCAGTTACACCTTCATCCTCCCCGCGACCCGGGAGGTGCCGCGCCAGTTGCTGCACCCGAAGAAGAAGACCGTCGGTGTCCGGATCCCCGACCATGTCGTCGCGCAGGCGCTCCTCGCGGACCTGGGTGAACCGCTGCTCTCCAGCACGCTGTTGCTGCCGGACGAGGAAGAACCCCTGACCCAGGGCTGGGAGATCAAGGAACGGCTCGACCATGTGGTGGACGCCGTGGTCGACTCGGGCGACTGCGGAACGGAACCGACCACCGTCATCGACTTCTCCGGTGGCGAGTTGGAGATCGTACGACGCGGCGCGGGCGACGTCTCCCGCTTCGAGTAG
- a CDS encoding ABC transporter permease, producing MTTTAVQAAPARRRGAAAARTRHTLGRVLATLARSVAIFVPVFLVATFVTFALRSLSGLSPARIQLGEEATPEAVARVEAQWGLDRPFLVQYWDWFSGVLHGQLGSSWTNGADISTLIGLGLGVSLSVATFALVIGVLAGFGLGTLAALRRTTWIDRTITGFVTVISVMPAFVVGIVLVAVFAVGLHVFPAAGYVPAQQGFGPWLAHITLPAVALSFDVIADVARQLRTSLIAAYQENYVIGAVVRGLSPRRIFFRHVLRNGLGPALATLGLKFPSLVGASVVTEWIFGLQGFGRFANDSAQAGDVPAVQGVLVVSIVLVVLFNLIVNVVLARVTPASQRGV from the coding sequence ATGACGACGACAGCGGTACAGGCCGCGCCCGCCCGGCGTCGCGGCGCCGCCGCGGCCAGGACGCGGCACACACTGGGCCGGGTCCTGGCCACCCTCGCCAGGTCGGTCGCGATCTTCGTGCCCGTCTTCCTGGTCGCGACCTTCGTGACCTTCGCACTGCGGTCGCTGAGCGGCCTCAGCCCGGCCCGGATCCAGCTGGGCGAGGAGGCGACGCCCGAGGCCGTCGCGCGGGTCGAGGCCCAATGGGGTCTCGACCGGCCGTTCCTGGTGCAGTACTGGGACTGGTTCAGCGGTGTGCTGCACGGCCAGCTGGGGTCCAGCTGGACCAACGGCGCCGACATCTCCACCCTCATCGGCCTGGGCCTCGGGGTGAGCCTGTCCGTCGCGACCTTCGCGCTGGTCATCGGCGTACTGGCCGGATTCGGGCTCGGCACCCTGGCGGCGCTGCGCCGCACCACCTGGATCGACCGGACCATCACCGGCTTCGTCACCGTCATCTCGGTGATGCCCGCCTTCGTGGTCGGCATCGTGCTCGTCGCGGTCTTCGCCGTCGGGCTCCATGTCTTCCCCGCCGCCGGTTACGTCCCCGCGCAGCAGGGGTTCGGCCCGTGGCTCGCCCACATCACCCTGCCGGCCGTCGCGCTGAGCTTCGACGTCATCGCCGACGTCGCCCGCCAGTTGCGCACGAGTCTGATCGCCGCCTACCAGGAGAACTACGTGATCGGCGCGGTGGTACGGGGGTTGAGCCCGCGGCGGATCTTCTTCCGCCATGTGCTGCGCAACGGCCTCGGTCCCGCGCTCGCCACCCTGGGGCTGAAGTTCCCCTCACTGGTGGGTGCTTCCGTCGTCACGGAGTGGATCTTCGGCCTCCAGGGCTTCGGCCGCTTCGCCAACGACTCAGCCCAGGCCGGTGACGTACCCGCCGTCCAGGGGGTGCTCGTGGTGTCGATCGTCCTGGTCGTCCTGTTCAACCTGATCGTCAACGTGGTGCTGGCGCGTGTGACGCCCGCTTCGCAGAGGGGAGTGTGA
- a CDS encoding RrF2 family transcriptional regulator: MHISAKADYAARALLELACEPARPLTCEAIASSQDIPFRFLKSVVGELRKAGLVRSQRGCEGGYWLGRPAEEITLLDVVRAVDGELITLRGESLAGLDYPGAAGALPGVWRQVEEQAAAVLAALPLAALVPAGAVARRPGVGAA; encoded by the coding sequence ATGCATATCTCCGCGAAGGCGGACTACGCCGCCCGGGCCCTTCTGGAGCTCGCGTGTGAGCCTGCCCGCCCGCTCACCTGCGAGGCCATCGCCTCCTCGCAGGACATTCCGTTCCGGTTCCTGAAGTCCGTGGTGGGCGAGTTGCGCAAAGCGGGCCTGGTGCGCAGCCAGCGCGGCTGCGAGGGCGGTTACTGGCTCGGCAGGCCGGCCGAGGAGATCACCCTCCTCGACGTCGTACGCGCCGTCGACGGTGAACTCATCACGCTGCGCGGCGAGTCGCTGGCCGGGCTCGACTACCCGGGCGCCGCAGGGGCGTTGCCCGGTGTGTGGCGGCAGGTCGAGGAACAGGCGGCGGCGGTGCTCGCCGCGCTGCCGCTGGCCGCGCTGGTGCCCGCGGGCGCCGTCGCGCGGCGGCCCGGGGTCGGCGCCGCGTGA
- a CDS encoding acyl-CoA dehydrogenase family protein — MEGPLPMNLLYTDTEDDLRAAVRSLLTDRYDLPAALRRAESGDPYDADLWSSLAGGIGAAGLLVPEKLGGQGAGHREAAVVLEELGRAVTAAPYLTSSVVATETLLGCDTDSTDVAGLLTALAGGHRVAVLALPLTTPPDGPLPAAADTVTGVADAVRADVLLVPREDGLYAAETEGPGASVEPLTPLDLTRPLAAVTLDPAAGIRIADAATGRAAVRRGLLAGAGLLASEQLGVAEWCLEETVKYTKERHQFNRPVGSFQALKHRMAQLWLEVVSARAAARNAADALATGSPETALAVAVAQAYCGRVAVHAAEECVQLHGGIGMTWEHPAHLYLKRAKADSVALGSAGRHKETIAELVDLPE; from the coding sequence ATGGAAGGACCTCTCCCGATGAACCTGCTCTACACGGACACCGAGGACGATCTGCGCGCCGCCGTACGGTCGTTGCTCACCGACCGGTACGACCTGCCGGCGGCCCTGCGGCGCGCCGAGTCGGGCGACCCGTACGACGCCGACCTGTGGTCGTCGCTGGCCGGCGGCATCGGCGCCGCCGGGCTGCTCGTCCCCGAGAAGCTGGGCGGCCAGGGCGCGGGTCACCGCGAGGCGGCCGTCGTGCTGGAGGAGCTGGGCCGGGCCGTCACCGCAGCGCCGTATCTGACCAGCTCGGTCGTGGCGACCGAGACGCTGCTCGGCTGCGACACGGACTCGACGGACGTCGCCGGGCTGCTGACCGCGCTCGCCGGCGGCCACCGCGTCGCCGTCCTCGCGCTGCCCCTGACCACCCCGCCCGACGGGCCCCTGCCGGCCGCCGCCGACACCGTCACGGGCGTGGCCGACGCCGTACGCGCCGACGTGCTGCTCGTGCCGCGTGAGGACGGGCTGTACGCGGCCGAGACGGAAGGGCCGGGGGCGAGCGTCGAACCGCTGACCCCGCTCGACCTGACCCGGCCGCTCGCCGCCGTCACCCTCGACCCGGCGGCCGGCATCCGGATCGCCGACGCGGCGACGGGGCGCGCCGCCGTACGGCGCGGGCTGCTCGCCGGTGCGGGGCTGCTCGCCTCCGAACAGTTGGGCGTCGCCGAGTGGTGTCTGGAGGAGACCGTCAAGTACACCAAGGAACGGCACCAGTTCAACCGCCCGGTCGGTTCCTTCCAGGCGCTCAAGCACCGGATGGCGCAGCTGTGGCTCGAGGTCGTCTCGGCGCGCGCCGCCGCGCGCAACGCGGCCGACGCGCTGGCCACCGGCAGCCCGGAGACCGCGCTCGCCGTCGCGGTCGCCCAGGCGTACTGCGGCCGGGTCGCTGTGCACGCCGCGGAGGAGTGCGTACAGCTGCACGGCGGCATCGGGATGACCTGGGAACACCCCGCGCATCTGTATCTCAAGCGCGCGAAGGCGGACTCGGTGGCGCTCGGTTCGGCGGGCCGGCACAAGGAGACGATCGCCGAGCTGGTCGATCTGCCCGAGTAG
- a CDS encoding ABC transporter permease — translation MVRRVLALTSGRIALVILAVIALLAIFGPLLAPHDPLATSDNTLAAASGSHWLGTDYLGRDVLSRLLDGSRVSVLGSVEVALMALAVGAIPGILSVYLGRVFEWLTLRLADTLVALPFLLFAVAVIALLGNGITQAMLVTGALVSPLFYRVSRAATLGVARSQYVEAALISGASIRWVVRRHVWVKVLPPIAVALAQTIGVGFVIVASLTFLGIGVQPPAPTWGGLLASDLGYLSHQPWAPFAPALLIMITVWGSNLLADAIRDVSGESGRALVNNRKARANRLDKTDPVPAGGA, via the coding sequence ATGGTGCGCCGCGTTCTCGCACTCACGTCCGGCCGGATCGCTCTGGTCATCCTCGCCGTGATCGCGCTGCTCGCGATCTTCGGCCCGCTGCTCGCCCCGCACGACCCACTGGCCACCAGCGACAACACACTGGCCGCCGCCTCCGGTTCGCACTGGCTGGGCACGGACTACCTCGGCCGTGACGTGCTGAGCCGGCTGCTCGACGGGTCCCGGGTCAGCGTCCTCGGCTCGGTCGAAGTGGCCCTGATGGCACTGGCGGTGGGCGCGATCCCCGGCATCCTGTCGGTGTATCTCGGCAGGGTCTTCGAATGGCTCACCCTGCGGCTCGCCGACACCCTGGTCGCCCTGCCGTTCCTGCTGTTCGCCGTCGCCGTGATCGCGCTGCTCGGCAACGGCATCACCCAGGCGATGCTCGTCACCGGCGCGCTGGTGTCACCGCTGTTCTACCGGGTGTCCCGCGCCGCCACGCTCGGCGTGGCCCGCTCGCAGTACGTGGAGGCCGCGCTCATCTCGGGCGCCTCCATCCGCTGGGTGGTACGCCGCCACGTCTGGGTCAAGGTGCTGCCGCCGATCGCGGTCGCGCTCGCGCAGACCATCGGCGTCGGGTTCGTGATCGTCGCGAGCCTCACCTTCCTCGGCATCGGCGTCCAGCCGCCGGCGCCGACCTGGGGCGGTCTGCTCGCCTCCGACCTCGGCTACCTCAGCCACCAGCCGTGGGCGCCCTTCGCCCCCGCGCTGCTGATCATGATCACGGTCTGGGGCAGCAATCTGCTGGCCGACGCGATCCGGGACGTGTCCGGCGAGTCGGGCCGCGCGCTCGTCAACAACCGCAAGGCCCGCGCCAACCGACTCGACAAGACCGACCCCGTTCCCGCCGGAGGTGCGTGA